CAGCTCCGATGTGATAGGAGAACTAAGTGCTTGCTGTGGTGGAAATGATGAAGAGAGAAGATGAACTGCAGTTAGGTCAATCTTATACatccttttttaaaagcagTTCAATCATTCAGTGGTGCTGCACTGAGATGGAACCAACTTTAGACACTTTCAAATCCAAATTAAAAACGTTGctctccttttttaaatgtgggaCAATTTACAGCATTATTGCACTTTAACTGCACTGAAACTCCATGTCTATATTCATTTGTTTAACTTCATTCCACTTTcaccatttttattttcctcttttattGTGTTTCAAAATGGTGTTCTGATTCcttctgtacagcactttgcATTGACTCTGACTTTGATTCAAATGAACTCACCTTGCCTTGAGTAACCGTAGGCCATAGGCCTTTTCCACAGTgcacattttgacttgtcatagtgggagaagcacaggtgttactatgACACTAATGATGACACTggtctattcaagtgtcccagtgagagTGACAGTGAGCTCTGTATACAAGATACCAGAAACCTGAAAtcaaagcagctaaatggaattcagccatcaacTATTTCATGATTCACACCTGTGCTTTCCCTACTACGGACTACTActaagtcaaaatgtcttccatgaaaagttttcttttttctgataTCAAAATAAGACAGTCAGCCATAACAGTGTTCACTGTGTTTCACAGTCATTCATCATATTACAGACAAATTTTCAAACGTAAAATTAATTACACCAATaacgctttaaaaaaaaaaaaacgttttaaagtGACATTATGAAGCTGCTGGTGTTTTTCTGCAGGCAGGCACAGAAAAACACCACTGGCTGAGTGTTTGGGGGGGTACAGTCTCGCCGGGGCTAGTGGTTTGTGAACAATACAACAATGCACAATAAAGCATTAAAATGAAGGATCATTATGGGTTATGGATAGCATTATTGTAGCTCGGCATacttaggaaaaaaaaaaagttgcatctaCCTTAATTATTCAGTGATTTAATGCACCACCTGGCAGGGTGCATGGTGCATGCGAAGAAGCACGCTGTTATGCTGATTGCTGAAATGCTCCCAGTTGATCCTCCAGCGGGATTTCCACATTTGTTTCTTTGCTGAGGAACTCCTACCTTAAGTGAgttctctctgctgtttgtgACTATTTGTGTCACATTGTGACTGCAGAGCTTTTTGAGCATTCAGCTCAAAATGTTTGAAAACGTTGAGGAGTgcagtgggacagagaggctgggACTGGTTGAGAAGACTGGTTATAATGGGacagaggctgagtggactggttatattgGGActgagaggctgagtggactggttatactgggacagagaggctgagtggactggttatactgggacagagagaaGCTGAGTGGACTGTTACaatgggacagagaggctgagtggactggattataatgggacagagaggctgagtggactggttataatgggacagagaggctgagtggactggttataatgggacagagaggctgagtggactggttatagtggGACAGAAGCTGAGTGGACTAGTTAtaatgggacagagaggctgagtggactggttatagtgggacagaggctgagtggactggttatagtgggacagagaggctgagtggactggttatagtgggacagagaggctgagtggactggttagagtgggacagagaggctgagtggactggttatagtgggacagagaggctgagtggactggttatagtgggacagaggctgagtggactggttataatgggacagagaggctgagtagACTGGTTAtaatgggacagagaggctgagtggactggttatagtggGACAGAAGCTGAGTGGATTAGTTATAATGGGacagaggctgagtggactggttatagtgggacagaggctgagtggactggttataatgggacagagaggctgagtggactggttatactgggacagagaggctgagtggactagTTATACTGGGAAAGAGAGGCTGggtggactggttatactgggacagagaggctgagtggactggttatactgggacagagaggctgagtggactgattagactgggacagagaggctgggtggactggttatactgggacagagaggctgggtggactggttatactgggacagagTGGCTcagtggactggttatagtggGACTGAGAAGCTGGGTGGACTAGTTAtaatgggacagagaggctgagtagactggttatactgggacagagaggctgagtagactggttatactgggacagagaggctgagtagactggttatactgggacagagaggctgagtagACTGGTTAgagtgggacagagaggctgagtagactggttatactgggacagagaggctgggTAATGATGAGTTGGGGCAGTGATGATGTTCTATCACGGTGGTGTTGGAATGACATTTAATGCAATTCATTTTGTAGCATAAAGGTGTTTCATAAAGGTGCAGCATAAATTTCATTTAACAGTAGCACtatctaaaatgtaatgttttactcacagtacattttaactgacttacttatttttacttttaactaagtacatttttacacaagtacttttacttcagtacaatATACTCATACTCTTTCCATCGCTCCTGTTAATTTAGCGTTAAGCTACGTGTTGATGTTATGCGTTTTACTTTTTAACTCTTGTCGACAGCATGTTTACCAGGAGCCCTGTCACACCAACGTAAACCCGCACAAGCCTTCCTTCACTGACCTGTTGCAGATGTTGCATAAAGGCCTTGTTCGGACTCAGTGAGTGGGTCACCTCCTCCACTACTTGGGTCGTGTCTGCTGGGGGCAGCAGAAGTTTGGGGATCTCCACAGCTGGATCGGGAGCCAGAGGTGGTTCAGGGGGAGGCTGCAGGACTGTGActacaggaggagaggaggactgCAGCCCTGCAGAGGTGGGCTGCACCGCCACATGCTGGAGGACATGTCCATAGGGCTGCAGCAGGCCACAAAACAGACATCAGAGCTAGTTAAAGCTGAATTTGAATTGcaaaatatctaataataataataaattgtagttatatagtgctttacatggtacccaaagacactttacagtaaaaccagcacatatagcacattaaaaacagataagcaataaaaccaacacataaaacaagcatattaaaagctaTTAGTTTTAACATCACAGATTGGGCTGTGGCCAGGAGTGCAACATGCTTTAACTTTAAACATCTTGACACTTTTTTGTCTTGTGTAATTCAGTGTGAACTATACCAGTATGTTTAGTAAGTTTTAGCTATTTAACTACAAATCCAGTATATTCTACATGTTTTTGACCATTTGCAAAGGCACGTTATACAGTTTTGGCAGACATCCGAGTATAAAAATCACTTGTGTAATCCCTTATAATGAACATCAAGTCtgcatgattatttttttttacattatcatTACGTGGTAATGGAGTTTAGGTGCAGacggattttacaggaagcttaaaaaaagaacagtcAAATTCGAAGCTGTAAAGGCAGAGATGTCCTGACTTTCAGTTCCTTATATGGGGCAAGCTTTTCTACATTTCTCAGaatgcaaattaaaaatatcTTTTTCAATTAACTCTCAGTGTTAAACCCTGAGTCTTTCAAACGCTACATTCCCAGTTTGTAGCACAGACTTTCTATTAAGAGTTTTCCTTCAAGCCCGAGCTAAGATagccctgatgacatcattagggttatatatttatttactccGATTTTGGATTGCTGCCACAGATGACACTATACACTATAACTGTTTTCACAGCCCGAGCAGTACTCGTTCTGAAGAGTAAACATATCTTACTGTGACAATATAATACTGACAGAAATAAATGCAGACTTCATGTTCACTGAGAACGAGATTCAGGAACTGATATTCATACTGCACAGGAATGAAAGGAAGCCAATGTACGCCTGCAACATTTAAgcaaaaataactaaaacacAGCAGCATGGCTTGTTATCACcatgtaaaataatatatataatgagATAGAAGATTTGATTGCATGCCAGATTCTTGAGACAGGTGTGGCTGCTCACCTGTGGGAGTTGGTGGAAGGTCTCCTCTGAGCCGGTCCTCTCCTCTTGCATGGCTCTTTCTGGCAGCAGCACCACAGAGGCCTGCTGGAGGCTCAGCTGTCCTTCTGTCCCTCCTGTGTTTGCCTGGGCAGCAAAGGGCAGGCCCTGAACTACTGAGGGGCCGTTCACAATCGAGATGGAAGTGAGATCTGGGGGAAGCACCCCTGAACTGTTGATCAGCGTAATGTGGTTCCCAAGAGCGGGACTGTGGACCAGGGTGGTGCGCTGCCCCTGCCCTCCTGGAGTGTAGGTTCCAGCCAGCTGTGCTGGCATCTGGAAGACGGTAGGGGGCGCTGACTGTAGCTGCAAAGGTCCTGACAGCACAGTGGCCTGGCGGAGCGCTAGCTGCCCCGAAGAGGTGGTGAAGACGGGGCTGAAGTTGAGCTGTCTTTGGGGCACGGTCAGGATCTGAGAGCCTTCTATGAGCTGCCCAGTGGAGGGGTTCACGGTGTGGAGCGACGGGCCACGGTGACTAGGGGTCAGCAGCGGTCGAGCTGCGCCAGCAGGCTGGGAGATGGTTACAGGGGACTGGCCTGGaagaaggaactggttttggccCTGGAAGAGTCCCTGAGGCTGGAGCACGAAGGAGCCACCCTGGTTGACCAGCTGCAGGCTGACCGGTTTGGGGAGCTGCTGGGTGGGCTGCGGCGGCGGAGCTGCAGGCTTCTGGCCCGGAGGTTGGGACAGTAAAATATTTGGTGAGGCAGTCCCAGGGACAAACGTAAGACCTGGAGTGTGTTTTTGCCCAGAAGGCTTGGGGCTAATTTGAACCAGCCTGGGCTGAATGCTGATAGGCAGCTTGGGTTGGATGTGAAGAGGGGCACGCTGCAGGACGATTCCCggtgccgctgctgctgctgttctcaGGGTTGGGGTGATAAGAGGACGACTGGTCACACTGGGAACAGCCTTGTGATGGATGATCATACTGGATGCCTGGGCAGGACTCAGAGAGAAGGAGGTCTCTGGAGAAGCAGCAGGGAACACGTTTCCAGGCAGGAGCCCCATCAGCTGAGGAGGGGCAGCAGGTTTTAGAGAAGGGCAGCCCGGCCCAACAGCCAGGAGGGAGGGCTGGGGAGGCTCCACTGCTGCCTGGGTGTCTCTGATGGGCAAAGTCACAGACTTGGGCATGTATGGTACGGTgggtggagagaggagaggggcaGGTGAGTACAGGGACAGGCTGTCCCCAGGCTGGGCCAGACCTGCCTCCAGAGCCATGGTCTGCTCTGTGATCTCAGCCTCCTGCAGGCTCTGCTGGAGGATATCACATGCCACCTCTGCCTCCTccgcttcctcctcctcctcctcctcctcctttcccttCCTTGCCTCAAATCCAGCCTCCACAGGTGTCCCAGCCTGCACCAACTGTGGGTCTTCTCCACCCTCCGGCGATGACAGGAGGGCCTCCTCCAGGAAGGACAGATCCACACACCCAGGTGGAGGTGTGTCTGGGGAACCCCTGCCGTCTCCCAGCAGAGAGACGGGGCTCTGGAGGAGGAAACAGGGAGAGGTGCAGACAACAGGATagaggagagagacaagagTGAAAAGAAAGAATTGTGAGATTAGCAGGAGTTAACAGGAAGCCATTTCAGGcacagaagaagagagagaaaaaaataattcttcTGGGGAAACCGCTGGTTGTTGTGATGCCACTGGCTGTGGATCCAGACACTCACCGGGGCATCTGCGAAGAGGGAGGGCTCCCCAGAGGAGGAGTTAATGAGCAGGTCTTCAGTCTGCagctggggggaggggggaaatCAGCCAATTTTTAGGTTGGGCTCGCAAAGTACGCAGTATTACAATACGACTCTTATTCACACTGTCAGCCCTCCTCCACACATCTCACACTATTATGTGCCAAGAAATATCCCCatcatcaaaaccaaattatACCCCAAAATTATTAACaaaaggaccccaaaccacttcatatgcaactcccctgaataccctactactaacttactgatttacctgacagagaatgttgcagattcagaatgtaatcacaaaatatcacaatgacaatatggagacattagcctcatggcagtgtgctacccacCCGGCccattatgagagctaatcagcacatatctgcattAATCAACAACCAGAACTggactctgtgtgtgcatgagtggggaggagagagagagagagagagagagagagagagagagagagagagagagagagagagagagagagagagagagagagagagagagagagagagagagagagagcgagcgagagagatcattaacgaatttaacacttaagcagaggtgttaatttccatacaggtttagtggcttgacagttaactgtgaagtaggggatttgatttgcgggggtattttggagacggtaatgttattatttagcagtagacttaattaacccggggTGAGTCactgctgtgtctgcccggttcagctctgagatttcctcgcattgcacagcgctgtgaaggaataaccTCTGAGATTACTTCTGCCTCTGGTTAGAAGTgatgaatgtaggctacagctcacagcaacttaatactataGTGTCTggtttttgtttgatatttagtgttggcaaatggctttttgttgagtttcctcttagcgaaaaaatagacacggaaaagcgtagcgccttttttttttttcgttgaccttattccacacaacagtcgcaatgttcctttcagctatccactcgtgctccaggaaagtgaagaaaagtaagtatggtatatccagcaatcatgtagctaacgttggaagcaggaaaagagtcaaaggcaGTAACACCCCTCCCCCCGCTGTTGTATagcgttctgcatgtggcgtgcaggttaccttcccacCAAACACGCCACAAAACACACGGACAACGATGTGACtcaaaaacagtgtctggtagccTGCCTATGAGTGGTATCACGCTCTGtctgccacaaaaaaaaaaaaaactctgtagcTGGCTGTGCTTTGCACCTGTGGGATTCTGCAACGTAGTGCTACTTtacacatttttgtgggtctgagtgcggcaaaagccaatgtgcgcttcttttaccgatatatatttaacgatatctttttcatttctaatccaaacaacgtcaaacttactcgtgcccgtagcaagacacctgtcaagtttgaaatccatcagaCTAACGGTTCTAGAGATATGcgcttaacacacacacagacagacagacgttcctgcaatttatagatagatgcactattgatttttcttatttttatatgAGTCCCTCTCTGTTTTAGGCTCTTTTGTTACCTCATTGGTCCCATGAAGGAAGTCATTCAGGGCTTGGGGGTCACTGCGAAGACAAAGAGAATCAAAATCTTTTTGAATATTTCCTGCAAACCAAGAAATTGCACATGGCAACAAAGAACTAGCTTAAGAGGACATTACATCTTATATAACACAACCCTGTCCAGTTTATATAATACTAATTACTTTTGATCATCTACGGACACTGTTTATTCCGTTGGATCCCAGTAAGAGTCAGACACTCACCACAAAACATCAAGTAGACAAGTCCCATCTTCATCCTCCATGTCAACTAGGAGGAAGACAAATGCAATCATGTTTAAATTATTTGGATGGAATGGAACACATTTTTACTGTTATTATGGCTGCAACTACTGAGAATTTTCAATATCGATGAAATTATTTTTACGTAGGAGTTATTATAGgtgatctttttctttttagcttCAGTATTAATTGTTATCCAGACCAGTGGTCCCCCAACCCTTTTGACCTGTGACCCCTTATCACAGCTCCTGGCCTCAGTGTGGACATACTGTACGTTAGATAAGTTCAACCAAAGAGTGATTCTCTCTCTCAGATTGTTTCAGTTGAATGCCTGAAGAGGTGAACCAGTATTTCGCAAGAACAAAATCTAAAAGAAATATAGATAATTTTGTGAAATATCAGACAACCCTCTCAGAGTGTGGGTCCCAAACCAGAGGATAGGAATCACTGGATAGAACATTTTAAAGATGAAATGATGAAGCCATTTGTCACCATCCCGTGAGTTATACTCTCTCTAATCATGAGTGTCATTCATTTATCCACAGACCCCAACACGGACCTACTTCATATGTGAGAGGCCCCATACAGAGCGGTCGAGCTGAGTTCTAGTGGTGGCCTCATGGGAAGTCGTGGCCGGGCTTCAGTGTCTGGAGGCGGCGCGATGCCAGGCCGAGGCGGCGGGTCGGAGACGGGTCCTCCCTCTGCTGCTGGGGCATCGCTTCGTTGCGTGTTCACGGTGCGGGGAAGCCGGTGGAGAGGCTGGAGGGGagaggcacaaacacacacagagcatatATGCTGTCAGGTCACCCGAGGTTACCATCAGCCAAAACACATTCTCATCTGAGCGACGAGAGACATAAGATCAATACATGATTCATCAGTTTCTCCTCAGCTGTGGCTGTCTGGGCAGTGTGTGATCAGACACCTGGGGAGTGGGGGGGGATCTTTTACCAATAATCACGTAATATTGTATCGATTAACGCTGACATGACGCTGATGAGGAATATGGAAGCTATTGTTGTGGCTATCTATCGCAGACGTGAGATGTGAACGCCTCGGCTGTAAATAGACGGCTCCCCCTGCGTCTCGGATGGGACTTGTCCTGTCCTCatggctgaggaggaggaggaagaagaagaagcagcagcagcaatgtgGAAAAGCCAATTAGAACATTACTCACTGTCTCGCGTTCCATTTCCAGGGAAGGACCCTTAAGATAACAAGACAAACCTCCCCCTCCTTGCTCgctgacaattaaaaaaaataataataataatttgtttacaacacgACAACCGCATTAACACCCTCGAGGTACCGCATCGCCCAATGAAATCCAGGCACACGAGACCTCATCTAAACCTGCAGCGGCAGGTGCATGCTATTCTCCGGCAATAACAGGGACCAGGGTCCACTGATGCGTTTGTAGGTTACGTAAGGtgaatgtgtgttcatgtgaaatgaatgaatgtcccGAACGATGCAGGATGCGAAGCCGCTGTTTTGCTCCTTGTGGTTTATTTTTCTCTGATTTCAAGCTGCTTCTTATTCTGTTTTTCCTTCCCTCCCCTGAGTGGGACCACGCAGCTGACGCCTGCTGTAAATCATATCGCGGTAACAAAAGATGCCTTGTGTTAAATATCATCTCCACGCTGCCAGCCCCCGAGCGATTCCCTCATCGTTGTGCCATTAGAGTAATTCCgcaattccaaaaaaaaaaaaaaacaacgaagaggaggaaaaaaaaaaactcaccccTTCTTTGTGGTTTATTGTCCTGTCAAGCGGGCCTCTGCGCCATCGATTCTCACTCAGTGGTCTTTTCAGATGCTAAAAGGAGGAGAGGGGTGGTGGGTAGGGtgggatggaggaggaggaggagggggggtgttgtggaggaggagaggaggggtggggggtgggggggggtacCGGGGTGGGTGTGAGAAACAGACTGGGAGAGTCGATCACAACACAaaggtggagaaaaaaaaaaatccaccagAGAGGAGGCGAGAATGCAGCTTCAGCAGCGCGGCTGCAGGAGAGGAGACTGGCCGCCTCCGGCGCTCCGTCAGGCAAATGTCCCCGCTCCGTCATCCCCCCGCTACAGATGTTTTCCTTTCCGTGCatcttattgattttttttaatgttaattcCCTTGAGTCCAGAGAACTGTTTATAATTTCTCAGGGAGAGTTGTTAAAAATCAATATTATAGAGACGCGCTAATTTGCCATATTGTGCCAAAAGGAGGAAATTAAAACTGCAAAGCATATTATCATCCTTAGTAACACTTTTCTATATACTGctaaagagggagaaagaaggaaaaaggcTTGAAAAAGCCAGAAATTAAGGAAAAACAATTAGGGAAcaacaagaaaagaaacaaataggATTTTTGAAGTTGTATTCCCATAATAAACATCCTTAGTAGCAGGCTCATCTTTTTGGAACGCCCAGGACATTATAGGCTAAATATGGTTTCCAGACGgttaagaaaaaaatctatatttccAGACTAGGATACTATATATCGGCTACTACCGTATTTGAGTGAAAAAGGGGGAAAGCAGGTGCACTTTCCTTTAAAGCAAATTGTCAccataagtaaaaaaaataaaaaaacatatttccagATTTGCCTCTTTGTGACTGTACTGAGTGAAAACTGGAAAGAATATTGACATTCTTATTTACAGGTTTCTATAGTCAGTATATTTGTCAAATTGAGGAAGCAAGGGTGATAAAAATATCACagcaaaaagagaaaagacaaactAAAGAAGTACAATTTTTGGTTACactacttgaaggtatctacataagagtgacatgacactgtcatgaacgtgtcataaatataaacaagtcaaacgtttatgacataatgcttcttttagtaagtgtcattcggtttttgtcatgacaagttagggttcgtgtgtcatgacagtgtcatgtcagtcttatgtagataccttcaagtaaagtgttttttttttttttaatcttattccCACACGGACAGTCTGTTTCGAAAGTTGAAAAGATATTCTTCCAAGGAACAGTTAAAAGATGTTTCGAGACACTTGTTTGCCGCTGTATTGAGTCAAATTAAATGTGAGCAAAGCAAATTAACATCTTCAGTAGCATTTATCTCCAGTCAACAGCACACTGtccaaggagggagggaaataAGGAAAGAAAAGGACGGAAAGGAAACTATGGACGGAgggacatttcattttttaggtTCACCCATTATTAAAAGTCCAGGAAACTAAATAATTCTTCCAGggagtgtaaaaaaaataaaatttcgAGATGCTTATTTGCTAAAATGGTAGATATTTCTATTTCATTCTTACATTTACTTTCCAAAAAGGAAGAAGCATGTGCACCAGTGAAGGATCATGGTTAAGTAGCACTTTTCTACAAACTGTTCAGAAGAGTAAAAgataaactgaaaaacaaagaaatgagcAATATAGAATAGAAAAGACAATATAGATGTAGGATAGATAGAAAGGaaaccaataaataaaaaaagaaaaaagaaaa
This region of Sander vitreus isolate 19-12246 chromosome 20, sanVit1, whole genome shotgun sequence genomic DNA includes:
- the LOC144535443 gene encoding BRD4-interacting chromatin-remodeling complex-associated protein; translation: MEDEDGTCLLDVLCDPQALNDFLHGTNELQTEDLLINSSSGEPSLFADAPSPVSLLGDGRGSPDTPPPGCVDLSFLEEALLSSPEGGEDPQLVQAGTPVEAGFEARKGKEEEEEEEEAEEAEVACDILQQSLQEAEITEQTMALEAGLAQPGDSLSLYSPAPLLSPPTVPYMPKSVTLPIRDTQAAVEPPQPSLLAVGPGCPSLKPAAPPQLMGLLPGNVFPAASPETSFSLSPAQASSMIIHHKAVPSVTSRPLITPTLRTAAAAAPGIVLQRAPLHIQPKLPISIQPRLVQISPKPSGQKHTPGLTFVPGTASPNILLSQPPGQKPAAPPPQPTQQLPKPVSLQLVNQGGSFVLQPQGLFQGQNQFLLPGQSPVTISQPAGAARPLLTPSHRGPSLHTVNPSTGQLIEGSQILTVPQRQLNFSPVFTTSSGQLALRQATVLSGPLQLQSAPPTVFQMPAQLAGTYTPGGQGQRTTLVHSPALGNHITLINSSGVLPPDLTSISIVNGPSVVQGLPFAAQANTGGTEGQLSLQQASVVLLPERAMQEERTGSEETFHQLPQPYGHVLQHVAVQPTSAGLQSSSPPVVTVLQPPPEPPLAPDPAVEIPKLLLPPADTTQVVEEVTHSLSPNKAFMQHLQQQALSSPITSELLAGALPVVPMESLASPVASERETQPQTDAVSGLDARTVMSDQCVQASPLHSDPEDTLLICSPSPIQDSERPAPPSFSPQITLPGPESSAPRPHIEPQVPLQLQFSQALFAQSQVQLLSSVSQPPPQLQSSPLPQLQLQLSVSQPQSLVNAAVHSSPSPLRVSVPQQQPDPTAASASLSKGGDNSAVQQHTQNKPTAALVVESKAFTLDVHPPSPAAQGVQAHGPPAPREGAPIRTSQQTGTKMAGPPEQQREERLTPAMRRHRFQQQMCLDHAAVQTPFTGPAFSTLKDAVRRLLPYHACAGHLPTQDDFNLVDQEFDTVSGFLLKRTKDMVNKYRQLLVREAQQESPSAEMVMLERLFLQAERCALAEDRRRVRRDPESFMTALATSASSPHGAHSAAPSQLCSSGSPSSSPAWTRLSDRPPGLKTYRSSCRGALRLTIKHESGSRKVVHNSACDPGLKRDHTGQLTNGGAVNQRHPQAPNGAPWCPQHDEEISNGALPCNTAEEVPQTAAISKIKAPSPLFMPEPQVGCFELPPRDVSAPKLKCYRLDASPRPEQRFSPPPPPPLQEDNMLSEHLQSAIDSILELQRLQGPSAAPTRATSGPSLDQAVTSILEGHL